In Moorella sp. Hama-1, a single genomic region encodes these proteins:
- a CDS encoding (2Fe-2S)-binding protein, with the protein MRLFNLKVNGQEYRVEAPADVTLLELLREYLGLTGTKEGCGKGECGACTVLLDGRAVNSCLIPAAKAEGAEVLTIEGLAAPDGKLHPLQEAFITEGAVQCGFCTPGMILSAKAFLDSNPHPSREEIKVALAGNLCRCTGYTKIITAVEKAASIMAGAHHGG; encoded by the coding sequence ATGCGCCTGTTCAACTTGAAGGTCAACGGCCAGGAATACCGGGTCGAGGCCCCGGCGGATGTTACCCTGCTGGAGTTGTTGCGGGAGTATCTGGGCCTTACCGGTACCAAGGAGGGGTGTGGCAAGGGCGAGTGCGGTGCCTGTACTGTGCTCCTGGACGGCCGGGCGGTTAACTCCTGCCTGATCCCGGCCGCCAAAGCGGAGGGTGCCGAGGTCCTGACCATCGAGGGCCTGGCCGCGCCAGACGGCAAACTGCATCCCCTCCAGGAGGCCTTTATTACCGAAGGGGCCGTCCAGTGCGGCTTCTGCACCCCGGGGATGATCCTGAGTGCCAAGGCCTTCCTGGACAGCAATCCTCACCCCAGTCGCGAGGAAATCAAGGTGGCCCTAGCGGGCAATTTGTGCCGCTGTACCGGCTATACTAAAATAATTACGGCCGTAGAAAAGGCGGCATCAATTATGGCAGGAGCCCATCATGGGGGCTAA
- a CDS encoding M20 metallopeptidase family protein, with translation MVSAGDLRAAAEVLKPQLVAWRRRLHQCPELSFAERETAALVAGVLRELGLQVRSGIGGTGVVGVLAGTGDGPGVALRADMDALPLQEDTGEEFASRYPGRMHGCGHDAHMALVLGAAALLAERRQELPGPVVFIFQPGEEMPPGGARLMLEAGVLDDPPVKAAFGLHVTAYLPVGTVGVRSGAIMASADNFTIKIKGRTSHGASPHLGADAIVAAAQAVLALQTIVARRLDPVQPAVLTVGTIHGGEKENIVAGQVTMTGTTRALNNVIRKQMEDSMRQVLAGVAAASGTAIDMDYLRGYPPLINDEGLTDLFRRVAGAVLGPDKVLELATPSLGAEDFARYAEKIPAVYFNLGAAIPGAEPHPWHHPQFNINEDCLPIGAALLASLAVETLR, from the coding sequence ATGGTAAGCGCCGGCGATTTGCGCGCCGCCGCAGAGGTCCTCAAACCACAGCTTGTGGCCTGGCGGCGGCGTCTGCATCAGTGCCCGGAACTGAGCTTCGCGGAAAGGGAAACAGCCGCCCTGGTGGCCGGGGTGTTACGTGAGCTGGGGCTGCAGGTTAGGAGCGGCATCGGCGGCACAGGGGTGGTGGGGGTTCTGGCCGGGACGGGGGACGGCCCCGGCGTCGCCCTGCGGGCCGATATGGACGCCCTGCCCCTCCAAGAAGATACCGGCGAGGAGTTCGCCTCCCGTTATCCGGGCCGGATGCACGGTTGCGGCCACGACGCCCATATGGCCTTAGTCCTGGGGGCGGCGGCCCTGCTGGCCGAACGGCGCCAGGAACTCCCGGGACCGGTGGTCTTTATCTTTCAGCCCGGCGAGGAAATGCCCCCCGGCGGCGCCCGCCTGATGCTGGAGGCCGGCGTCCTGGACGATCCCCCGGTCAAGGCCGCCTTCGGCCTCCACGTCACCGCTTACCTGCCGGTGGGTACGGTAGGTGTCCGCAGCGGGGCCATCATGGCTTCGGCCGACAATTTTACAATCAAGATCAAGGGTCGTACCAGCCACGGCGCCTCACCCCACCTGGGGGCGGATGCCATCGTCGCCGCGGCCCAGGCCGTCCTGGCTTTACAAACTATTGTCGCCCGGCGCCTGGACCCGGTGCAGCCGGCCGTCCTTACAGTAGGCACCATCCACGGTGGGGAAAAGGAAAACATCGTCGCCGGCCAGGTGACCATGACCGGGACCACGCGCGCCCTGAATAATGTTATCCGCAAGCAGATGGAGGACAGTATGCGCCAGGTCCTGGCCGGGGTGGCGGCTGCCAGCGGGACGGCGATTGACATGGACTACCTGCGGGGTTACCCGCCCCTAATTAACGATGAGGGACTCACTGACCTCTTTCGCCGGGTGGCCGGGGCAGTCCTGGGGCCGGATAAGGTCCTGGAGCTGGCTACCCCTTCCCTGGGAGCCGAAGACTTCGCCCGTTATGCCGAAAAAATCCCCGCGGTCTACTTTAACCTGGGAGCGGCTATCCCTGGCGCTGAACCCCACCCGTGGCACCACCCGCAGTTTAACATCAACGAAGACTGCCTGCCTATAGGCGCCGCCCTGCTGGCGTCCCTGGCGGTGGAGACCCTGCGGTAG
- a CDS encoding molybdopterin-dependent oxidoreductase: MLEITLEVNGTSYKVDVEPNWTLLRVIRDVLKLKGTKCGCATGDCGACKVLLDGAAVNSCTVLARNAVGKKITTIEGLSQGGELHPIQQAFVEAGAIQCGFCTPGMIITAKALLDRNPDPTEAEIRASLDNNLCRCTGYVKIVAAIQLAAARLRGENPLSPLLPGERDRDISVVGQQSGQVEAWAGLKPLNWQPGPEGTLAGGQPTGPGGLEEWPTGSAPGDQQQAGPSGLPDGGAGLRQVGKPTPLKDAAAKATGRLTYVGDMELPHMLHGKILFSPVPHARIKSIDTSAAEALPGVRAVATYLNSPRVAYNSALRYSGHNIPRNEYIFDEKVRFIGDRVAAVAADDEETAARALKLIKVEYEELPAVFDPEEALKPGAPEIHPGGNLAATVKAEAGDVAGAMATADLVFTDRITTPRVTHAAIELHACLAEYSNGKLTVWSANQNIFATRLILAEVLGLPLNKVRVIKPPVGGAFGGKLEAVLEPVAALLALKTGRPVRLELTRREVMVSTRTRYAAVFYLKTGLKRDGTIVAQEIKAVMDKGAYATSALNVTSAMNDKAFKLYRIPNLRITALPVYTNNPIGGAMRGYGSPQLMAAREMHLDHIARALGRDPVDFRRQNLVRPGDINPRFNKTLGNCRPLDCLEEGAARFGWEEKRRRPKDTGRYRRGIGVASGNHGTGVFGVHVDLTTVALKMNEDGSCTLFTGNQDLGQGSSTALSLIAAEVLGLELDQVEVVEADTELTSWDVGTYASRVTWVGGNAAKKAAEKVREQLLEEAARLLAEPAGELELGGGYVYVRKNPVKRVSLGEIVIAAQQGPDQREIKAYESYHSVFGPGSYAADFAEVEVDTETGAVRVLNFVAAHDVGRAINPLQVAGQIEGGIQMGLGYGLSEELQIDPATGRVLNPSLKKYHLFKAADMPHIDVILVEKGEEHGPFGAKSIGEAATVAVAPAVVNAVADALGLEFNDLPVTPEKILTALGKQV, translated from the coding sequence GTGCTTGAAATTACCCTGGAAGTTAACGGCACCAGCTATAAGGTTGACGTTGAACCCAACTGGACTTTACTCCGGGTTATCCGGGACGTTTTAAAGTTGAAGGGGACCAAATGCGGCTGCGCCACCGGCGACTGCGGCGCCTGCAAGGTGCTCCTTGACGGTGCGGCCGTCAACTCCTGCACGGTCCTGGCCCGTAACGCTGTAGGTAAGAAGATTACCACTATCGAAGGCCTCAGCCAGGGCGGGGAACTCCACCCTATCCAGCAGGCTTTTGTTGAGGCCGGCGCCATCCAGTGCGGCTTCTGCACCCCGGGGATGATCATCACAGCCAAAGCCCTGCTGGACCGCAACCCCGATCCTACTGAGGCGGAAATTCGGGCCTCCCTGGATAATAACCTTTGCCGCTGCACCGGCTACGTGAAGATCGTCGCGGCCATCCAGCTGGCCGCCGCCCGGTTAAGGGGCGAGAACCCGCTATCGCCGTTATTACCTGGGGAAAGGGACCGGGATATATCGGTGGTTGGGCAGCAGTCCGGCCAGGTTGAGGCCTGGGCTGGCCTGAAACCGTTGAATTGGCAGCCCGGGCCTGAAGGTACCCTGGCGGGGGGGCAACCGACCGGCCCTGGCGGGCTGGAAGAATGGCCGACCGGCAGCGCCCCTGGCGACCAGCAACAGGCGGGACCATCCGGGCTGCCTGATGGTGGAGCCGGCCTGCGGCAGGTGGGCAAACCGACACCCCTCAAGGACGCCGCCGCTAAGGCCACCGGTCGTCTGACTTATGTCGGCGATATGGAGCTACCCCACATGCTCCACGGCAAGATCCTCTTCAGCCCGGTGCCCCATGCCCGGATTAAAAGTATCGATACCAGCGCCGCCGAGGCCCTGCCGGGGGTGCGGGCGGTGGCCACCTACCTAAATTCGCCCCGGGTGGCTTACAACAGCGCCTTGCGCTATTCCGGCCATAATATACCCCGCAACGAGTATATCTTTGATGAAAAGGTCCGTTTTATCGGCGACCGGGTGGCGGCCGTAGCTGCTGACGATGAGGAAACGGCCGCCCGGGCCCTGAAGCTCATCAAGGTCGAGTATGAGGAACTGCCGGCTGTCTTTGATCCCGAAGAGGCCTTAAAACCCGGGGCCCCGGAGATTCATCCCGGCGGCAACCTGGCGGCTACCGTCAAGGCGGAAGCCGGGGATGTGGCAGGAGCTATGGCCACGGCCGACCTGGTCTTTACCGACCGGATTACCACGCCCCGGGTCACCCACGCAGCCATCGAACTCCACGCCTGCTTGGCCGAATACAGTAACGGTAAGCTGACGGTCTGGTCGGCCAACCAGAATATCTTCGCCACCCGCCTCATCCTGGCCGAGGTCCTGGGGTTACCTTTAAATAAAGTCCGGGTTATCAAACCGCCGGTTGGCGGTGCTTTTGGCGGCAAGCTGGAGGCCGTCCTGGAACCGGTAGCCGCCCTCCTGGCCCTGAAGACCGGCCGGCCGGTGCGCCTGGAGCTCACCCGCCGGGAGGTCATGGTCTCCACCCGCACCCGTTACGCCGCCGTCTTCTACCTCAAGACCGGCCTGAAAAGGGACGGCACCATAGTAGCCCAGGAGATCAAGGCCGTCATGGACAAGGGGGCCTACGCCACCAGCGCCCTCAACGTGACTTCAGCCATGAACGATAAGGCCTTCAAGCTTTACCGGATCCCGAACCTGCGAATTACCGCTTTGCCGGTATATACCAACAACCCCATCGGCGGGGCTATGCGCGGCTACGGCTCGCCCCAACTCATGGCCGCCAGGGAGATGCACCTGGATCATATTGCCCGGGCCCTGGGGCGCGACCCGGTGGATTTCCGCCGCCAGAACCTGGTCCGGCCTGGCGATATCAATCCCCGCTTTAACAAGACCCTGGGCAACTGCCGGCCCCTGGACTGCCTGGAAGAAGGGGCGGCGCGTTTCGGCTGGGAAGAGAAAAGGCGCAGGCCGAAGGATACCGGGCGCTACCGCCGCGGTATCGGCGTCGCCTCCGGCAATCACGGTACCGGCGTTTTCGGCGTCCATGTGGATCTAACGACCGTCGCCCTGAAGATGAATGAAGACGGCAGTTGCACCCTCTTCACCGGGAACCAGGATCTTGGCCAGGGCAGCAGCACCGCCTTAAGCCTGATTGCAGCTGAAGTCCTGGGCCTGGAACTCGATCAGGTTGAAGTCGTGGAGGCCGACACCGAGCTGACTTCCTGGGACGTCGGCACCTACGCCAGCCGGGTGACCTGGGTGGGCGGCAACGCCGCCAAAAAGGCCGCCGAGAAGGTCCGGGAGCAACTCTTGGAGGAAGCAGCTCGCCTGCTGGCGGAACCGGCCGGGGAGCTGGAACTGGGGGGGGGCTACGTCTATGTCCGGAAAAACCCGGTCAAGCGGGTGAGCCTGGGTGAAATCGTCATTGCCGCCCAGCAGGGTCCAGACCAGCGGGAGATTAAGGCCTACGAAAGCTATCACTCTGTCTTTGGCCCTGGTTCCTACGCTGCCGACTTTGCCGAGGTGGAAGTCGATACTGAGACAGGAGCCGTCCGGGTGCTGAATTTTGTCGCCGCCCACGACGTCGGCCGGGCCATCAACCCCCTTCAGGTCGCAGGCCAGATTGAAGGCGGCATCCAGATGGGCCTGGGCTACGGCCTGAGCGAGGAACTCCAGATTGATCCCGCTACAGGCCGGGTCCTGAACCCCTCCCTAAAAAAATACCACCTCTTCAAGGCCGCCGATATGCCGCATATAGATGTCATCCTGGTGGAAAAGGGTGAGGAACACGGCCCCTTCGGCGCCAAGAGTATCGGCGAGGCAGCTACAGTGGCCGTGGCGCCGGCGGTGGTCAACGCCGTGGCTGACGCCCTGGGACTGGAGTTTAACGACCTGCCGGTAACGCCGGAGAAGATCCTGACCGCCTTAGGGAAGCAGGTTTAG
- the xdhA gene encoding xanthine dehydrogenase molybdenum-binding subunit XdhA — translation MAAVVGKSVTRVDAVAKVTGQAKYTGDFRPRDMLVGKILRSPYAHALVKSIDTSRARALPGVEAVLTYQDVPHHKFPTAGHPYALDPKHRDKADRTILTDKARFVGDAVAAVVARDELVAAEALKLIKVEYEELEPLLTPEAAMKEGAPLIHEDAPRNILNANGYTIGDVEAAFREADYTFEDELETSIVQHCQLENHISIAYVDSDGRIVIITSTQIPHIVRRIVGQALGIPWGRVKVIKPYIGGGFGSKQDVCTEPLAAAMTLAVGGRPVKLELSREECMIDTRTRHAFKFKLKAGISKDGKLTGMLIQAISNTGAYASHGHSIAMAGGSKFRILYPMPALKYEPCTVYTNLPVAGAMRGYGSPQITFAVESHLDNIARKLNLDPLEFRLKNLVTEGYVDPLNGNKVRSCGIRECIAKGKELIKWDEKKEQYKNQTGDKRRGLGMACFSYGSGTYPVGLEIAGARIVLNQDGSVQLQLGATEIGQGSDTIFAQMVAETLGLPVDMVHVVSTQDTDIAPFDTGAYASRQTYVTGMAVAKAAAEVKKKILDFVKKMTDIPTHALDIREQNIVYKHSGEVVMPLAEVALQSYYDLALAEPITSDTSNNARVNAFVFGVTFAEVEVDLPTGKIEVLEIYNVHDSGQIINPLLAAGQVHGGVSMGLGYALSEQMLFDEQTGRPLNNNLLDYKLPTIMDVPEIGVDFVETFEPTHPFGCKSLGEPPTIPVAPAIRNAVLDATGVAFNRLPLKPQLVFEKFKEAGLIQEGGED, via the coding sequence ATGGCAGCCGTAGTGGGGAAGAGCGTAACCAGGGTTGACGCTGTGGCCAAGGTCACCGGGCAAGCCAAATATACCGGTGATTTTAGGCCCAGGGACATGCTGGTGGGCAAGATATTGAGGAGCCCTTATGCCCACGCCCTTGTTAAAAGTATCGATACCAGCCGGGCACGGGCGCTGCCCGGCGTGGAGGCTGTTTTAACCTATCAAGACGTTCCGCACCATAAGTTTCCCACCGCCGGGCATCCCTATGCCCTGGACCCAAAACACAGGGACAAAGCCGACCGGACCATATTGACCGATAAAGCCCGCTTTGTCGGCGACGCTGTGGCCGCCGTGGTAGCCAGGGACGAACTGGTAGCGGCAGAAGCCCTGAAGCTGATTAAAGTCGAGTATGAAGAATTAGAGCCCCTTCTCACCCCGGAAGCAGCCATGAAAGAAGGCGCGCCCTTAATCCATGAAGACGCTCCCCGGAATATCCTTAATGCCAACGGTTATACCATCGGCGACGTTGAGGCGGCCTTCCGGGAAGCAGACTATACCTTTGAGGACGAACTGGAGACGAGTATTGTCCAGCATTGCCAGCTGGAGAACCATATCTCCATCGCCTACGTCGACAGCGACGGCCGCATCGTCATTATCACCTCCACCCAGATCCCCCATATCGTCCGCAGGATCGTCGGCCAGGCCTTAGGTATCCCCTGGGGCCGGGTCAAGGTCATCAAACCCTATATCGGCGGCGGCTTCGGCAGCAAACAGGACGTCTGCACTGAACCCTTAGCCGCAGCCATGACCCTGGCTGTGGGGGGCCGGCCGGTCAAGCTGGAACTATCGCGGGAAGAATGTATGATTGATACCCGTACCCGCCATGCCTTTAAATTTAAGCTGAAGGCAGGTATATCCAAAGATGGCAAGCTGACTGGCATGCTTATCCAGGCCATTTCTAACACCGGGGCCTACGCCTCCCACGGTCATTCCATTGCCATGGCCGGGGGCTCCAAGTTCCGGATCCTTTATCCCATGCCGGCCCTGAAATACGAACCCTGTACCGTCTATACCAACCTGCCGGTGGCCGGGGCCATGCGAGGTTATGGTTCGCCCCAGATAACCTTCGCTGTGGAGAGCCACCTGGACAACATCGCCCGTAAACTCAACCTGGATCCCCTTGAGTTCCGCCTGAAAAACCTGGTTACCGAGGGCTATGTCGATCCCTTGAACGGCAACAAGGTGCGGAGCTGCGGCATCCGCGAGTGCATTGCCAAAGGTAAGGAGCTTATCAAATGGGACGAGAAGAAAGAGCAGTATAAGAACCAGACCGGCGACAAACGCCGGGGCCTGGGCATGGCCTGTTTCAGCTATGGTTCCGGCACCTACCCGGTGGGGCTGGAGATTGCCGGGGCCCGGATTGTGTTGAACCAGGACGGTTCCGTGCAACTGCAACTTGGAGCTACGGAGATCGGGCAGGGCAGCGATACCATCTTCGCCCAGATGGTGGCCGAGACCCTGGGCCTGCCGGTGGATATGGTCCATGTCGTCTCCACCCAGGATACGGACATCGCCCCCTTTGACACCGGCGCCTATGCCTCCCGGCAGACCTATGTCACCGGTATGGCCGTGGCTAAAGCAGCAGCCGAGGTCAAAAAGAAGATCCTGGATTTCGTCAAGAAGATGACCGATATACCCACCCACGCCCTGGATATCCGGGAACAGAATATCGTATATAAGCACTCGGGGGAGGTGGTCATGCCCCTGGCCGAGGTGGCCCTGCAGAGCTATTACGATCTGGCCCTGGCCGAACCGATAACCAGCGATACCTCCAATAACGCCCGGGTCAACGCCTTCGTCTTCGGCGTCACCTTTGCCGAGGTGGAGGTCGACCTGCCGACTGGCAAAATCGAGGTCCTGGAGATCTATAACGTCCACGACTCCGGCCAGATTATCAACCCCCTGCTGGCCGCGGGCCAGGTCCACGGCGGTGTCAGCATGGGCCTGGGCTACGCCTTATCCGAGCAGATGCTGTTTGATGAACAAACGGGCCGGCCCCTGAACAACAACCTCCTGGACTACAAACTGCCGACGATTATGGATGTCCCGGAGATTGGGGTGGATTTCGTGGAAACCTTTGAACCCACCCATCCCTTCGGCTGCAAATCCCTGGGTGAGCCGCCGACCATCCCCGTCGCCCCGGCCATTCGCAATGCCGTTTTAGACGCTACGGGGGTGGCATTTAATAGGTTACCACTGAAACCCCAGCTGGTCTTCGAGAAGTTCAAGGAAGCCGGGTTAATCCAGGAAGGCGGTGAGGATTGA
- a CDS encoding flavodoxin family protein: MPVILGISGSPRKGATEYAVQEALKAAAEIPGITTRFWTVRAKKIQFCTHCDRCIREKRMCYKEDDVKELEQLVLEADGFIVGSPVYDMNITAQLTACFNRLRPIFLVHPGALRNKAAGAITLGGTRHGGQETALISIIDFFLMHEMLVCGGTGGCYSGGKVWTRDGLAKGAAEDEVGMGTVRGLGRAVAEATMVTSLGREAWATKKAALGLGEAGPIRDHQI; this comes from the coding sequence ATGCCGGTAATCTTAGGCATCAGCGGCAGCCCCCGTAAAGGAGCCACGGAGTACGCCGTCCAGGAGGCCCTCAAGGCCGCCGCCGAAATCCCGGGGATCACGACCCGTTTCTGGACGGTGCGGGCGAAAAAAATTCAGTTTTGCACCCACTGCGACCGCTGTATCCGCGAAAAACGCATGTGTTACAAAGAAGACGACGTCAAAGAGCTGGAGCAGCTGGTCCTGGAGGCCGATGGCTTTATCGTCGGCTCGCCGGTCTATGACATGAATATCACCGCCCAGCTGACGGCCTGTTTTAACCGCCTGCGCCCCATCTTCCTGGTCCACCCCGGCGCCTTGCGCAACAAAGCCGCCGGCGCCATTACCCTGGGCGGCACTCGCCACGGCGGCCAGGAAACGGCTCTCATCTCCATCATCGATTTCTTTCTCATGCACGAGATGCTGGTCTGCGGTGGTACCGGCGGCTGTTATTCCGGCGGCAAGGTCTGGACCCGGGACGGCTTGGCCAAGGGTGCGGCTGAGGATGAAGTCGGCATGGGCACAGTCAGGGGTCTGGGTCGGGCAGTGGCGGAGGCCACCATGGTCACCTCCCTGGGCCGGGAAGCCTGGGCAACGAAAAAAGCCGCCCTCGGCCTAGGCGAGGCCGGCCCCATCCGGGATCATCAGATTTAA
- a CDS encoding FAD-dependent oxidoreductase produces the protein MEIHGAHGYLLDEFLSPFSNKRADEYGGSLENRMRFPLEVVRAVRQAVGPEFPIIYRMSADEKVPGGLTLDETKVVAQRLEQEGINALHVSAGVYASAPWVIQPMYLPRGCLVDLAQGIKSVVKIPVIAVGRINDPEVAEDILKAGKADLISFGRGLLTDPEMPKKVIEGRLDEIRHCIACCQACIDELFRDHAIGCTVNARAGYEHEFTLGRASRPRKVLVVGGGPAGMEVARVAALRGHQVTLWEKSGELGGQLILAFTPPQKDEIATFRDYLMGQLAKLQVKVQLNKEATPEAVRQEKPDVVVIATGARPATLNVPEVEADNVVLSWDVLRGKVQVGKKVAVIGGGLVGCETAEYLAEKGHEVTIIEMLPQVAGDIGPLLGTMLMERLKQQVKIITGAKLKAIEGRTITFTYNDREEDLADIDSVVLAIGSRPEDTLAQAMEGSGIDYYVIGDAVSPRRITQAVFEAMRVGHEL, from the coding sequence GTGCGACAGGCCGTTGGGCCGGAATTCCCCATAATCTACCGGATGAGTGCAGATGAAAAGGTCCCGGGAGGGCTTACCCTCGATGAAACTAAGGTTGTGGCCCAGAGGCTTGAACAAGAGGGAATTAACGCCCTCCACGTCTCAGCTGGTGTTTATGCGTCAGCGCCGTGGGTGATCCAGCCCATGTATCTCCCCCGGGGTTGCCTGGTAGACCTGGCCCAGGGTATTAAGTCGGTTGTTAAGATTCCGGTGATAGCCGTTGGGCGCATTAACGATCCGGAAGTTGCGGAAGATATCCTGAAGGCAGGTAAAGCGGATTTAATCTCTTTTGGCCGGGGGCTGCTCACTGATCCGGAAATGCCTAAGAAGGTAATAGAAGGCAGGTTGGATGAAATCCGCCATTGTATCGCCTGTTGCCAGGCCTGCATCGACGAACTGTTCCGGGACCATGCCATTGGCTGTACAGTTAACGCCCGGGCGGGTTATGAGCATGAATTTACCCTGGGCCGGGCATCACGGCCGCGTAAGGTCCTGGTTGTCGGCGGGGGGCCGGCCGGGATGGAAGTAGCCCGGGTAGCAGCCCTCCGCGGTCACCAGGTTACCCTCTGGGAAAAGTCCGGCGAACTGGGCGGCCAACTCATCCTCGCCTTTACCCCGCCTCAGAAGGACGAGATTGCCACCTTCAGGGATTATTTGATGGGGCAACTGGCCAAACTCCAAGTAAAAGTCCAGCTTAACAAGGAAGCTACCCCGGAGGCCGTCCGCCAGGAAAAACCCGATGTAGTGGTAATAGCTACCGGCGCCCGCCCGGCTACCCTGAACGTGCCGGAGGTAGAGGCAGATAATGTCGTGCTTTCGTGGGATGTTTTAAGGGGGAAGGTCCAGGTAGGTAAAAAGGTGGCAGTGATTGGTGGCGGGCTGGTGGGCTGCGAGACGGCCGAATACCTGGCCGAAAAGGGACATGAAGTGACCATTATCGAAATGCTACCGCAGGTGGCGGGTGACATCGGACCCCTGCTAGGTACCATGCTGATGGAGCGACTGAAACAGCAGGTTAAAATAATTACCGGGGCAAAACTTAAAGCCATTGAAGGTAGGACCATCACCTTTACCTATAATGACCGGGAAGAAGACCTGGCCGATATTGATAGCGTGGTCCTGGCCATCGGATCCAGGCCTGAAGACACGTTGGCTCAGGCAATGGAAGGTTCCGGTATCGATTATTATGTAATCGGCGATGCCGTCAGTCCACGTAGAATAACCCAGGCCGTCTTTGAAGCCATGCGTGTTGGGCATGAATTGTAA
- a CDS encoding TIGR04076 family protein codes for MSRIKVTVVSVAEPCSGGLKAGDNFYVNNDPCLVLEGGKGVCLELIHAIIPAAMAMAYEGSFPWEENGRATIACPDAKSRVVVTLERES; via the coding sequence ATGAGCCGAATCAAAGTTACCGTTGTTTCGGTTGCCGAACCTTGCTCGGGCGGCCTCAAGGCCGGAGATAACTTTTATGTTAACAATGACCCCTGCCTGGTGCTGGAAGGGGGCAAGGGCGTCTGCCTGGAACTAATTCACGCCATCATTCCGGCAGCCATGGCCATGGCTTATGAAGGCAGTTTTCCCTGGGAAGAAAACGGCCGGGCGACCATCGCCTGTCCTGACGCTAAGAGCCGGGTAGTTGTCACCTTAGAACGGGAAAGTTAG